In one window of Azotobacter salinestris DNA:
- the lon gene encoding endopeptidase La: MNDQEIATEIVDAETTANSLVLPEQTLPEQVYVIPIHNRPFFPAQVLPVVVNPDPWAETLKRVVKTPQHSLALFYMDPPPESAEEFDPDKLPEHGTLVRVHHASQEGGKLQFVAQGLARVRIRGWLSRKPPYLVEVDYPKSAQDPRDEVKAYGMALINAIKELLPLNPLYSEELKNYLNRFSPNDPSPLTDFAAALTTAPGDELQEVLDTVPVLKRMEKVLPLLRKEVEVARLQNELSAEVNRQIGERQREFFLKEQLKIIQRELGITKDDKSADTDEFRARLEGKRVPPAARKRIDEELNKLSILETGSPEYAVTRNYLDWATNIPWGVYGEDRLDLAHARKVLDRHHAGMDDIKARIIEFLAVGAFKGEIAGSIVLLVGPPGVGKTSIGKSIAESLGRPFYRFSVGGMRDEAEIKGHRRTYIGALPGKLVQALKDVEVMNPVIMLDEIDKLGASHHGDPASALLETLDPEQNVAFLDHYLDLRLDLSKVLFVCTANTLDSIPGPLLDRMEVIRLSGYIAEEKFAIAKRHLWPRQLEKAGVPKNHLSISDGALRAVIEGYAREAGVRQLEKQLGKIVRKAVVRLLEDPEAKVKVGPRDLEDYLGMPPFRKERRLEGVGIITGLAWTSMGGATLPIEATRIHTLNRGFKLTGKLGEVMKESAEIAYSYVSSHLKQYKGDPTFFDQAFVHLHVPEGATPKDGPSAGISMASALLSLARNQAPKKDVAMTGELTLTGQVLAIGGVREKVIAARRQKIFELVLPEANRGDFEELPAYLKEGLSVHFAKTFSDVVKMLFPDKP, translated from the coding sequence ATGAACGACCAGGAAATCGCAACCGAGATCGTCGACGCAGAGACCACGGCCAACAGTCTCGTCCTGCCCGAACAGACCCTGCCCGAACAGGTCTACGTCATTCCGATCCACAACCGCCCGTTCTTCCCTGCCCAGGTGCTGCCGGTGGTGGTCAATCCCGACCCCTGGGCGGAAACCCTCAAGCGCGTGGTCAAGACGCCGCAGCACAGCCTGGCGCTGTTCTACATGGACCCGCCGCCGGAGAGCGCCGAGGAGTTCGACCCGGACAAGCTGCCCGAGCACGGCACTCTGGTGCGCGTGCACCACGCCAGCCAGGAGGGCGGCAAGCTGCAGTTCGTCGCCCAAGGCCTGGCGCGGGTGCGCATCCGCGGCTGGCTGAGCCGCAAGCCGCCGTACTTGGTCGAAGTCGACTATCCGAAGAGTGCCCAGGATCCGCGCGACGAGGTCAAGGCCTACGGCATGGCGCTGATCAACGCGATCAAGGAACTGCTGCCGCTCAACCCCCTGTACAGCGAGGAGCTGAAGAACTATCTGAACCGCTTCAGCCCAAACGACCCCTCGCCCCTGACCGACTTCGCCGCCGCGCTGACCACCGCGCCGGGCGACGAGCTGCAGGAGGTGTTGGACACCGTGCCGGTGCTCAAGCGCATGGAGAAGGTCTTGCCGCTCTTGCGCAAGGAGGTCGAGGTCGCACGCCTGCAGAACGAGCTGTCCGCCGAGGTCAACCGCCAGATCGGCGAGCGCCAGCGCGAGTTCTTCCTCAAGGAGCAGCTGAAGATCATCCAGCGCGAGCTGGGCATCACCAAGGACGACAAGAGCGCCGACACCGACGAGTTCCGCGCCCGCCTGGAGGGCAAGAGGGTGCCGCCGGCGGCGCGCAAGCGCATCGACGAGGAACTCAACAAGCTGTCGATCCTGGAAACCGGTTCGCCGGAATATGCAGTCACCCGCAACTACCTGGACTGGGCGACCAACATCCCTTGGGGCGTCTACGGCGAGGACCGGCTCGACCTGGCGCATGCCCGCAAAGTGCTCGACCGGCACCACGCCGGGATGGACGACATCAAGGCGCGGATCATCGAGTTCCTCGCCGTCGGTGCCTTCAAGGGCGAGATCGCCGGCTCCATCGTGCTGCTGGTCGGCCCGCCCGGGGTCGGCAAGACCAGCATCGGCAAGTCGATCGCCGAATCCCTCGGCCGGCCCTTCTACCGCTTCAGCGTCGGCGGCATGCGCGACGAGGCGGAGATCAAGGGCCACCGGCGCACCTATATCGGCGCGCTGCCGGGCAAGCTGGTGCAGGCCTTGAAGGATGTCGAGGTGATGAACCCGGTGATCATGCTCGACGAGATCGACAAGCTGGGCGCCAGCCACCATGGCGATCCGGCCTCGGCGCTGCTGGAGACCCTCGATCCCGAGCAGAATGTGGCCTTCCTCGATCACTACCTCGACCTGCGGCTGGACCTGTCCAAGGTGCTGTTCGTCTGCACGGCGAACACCCTGGACTCGATCCCGGGTCCCCTGCTCGACCGCATGGAAGTGATCCGCCTGTCCGGCTACATCGCCGAGGAGAAGTTCGCCATCGCCAAGCGCCATCTGTGGCCGCGCCAGCTGGAGAAGGCCGGGGTGCCGAAGAACCACCTGTCGATCAGCGACGGCGCGCTGAGGGCGGTGATCGAGGGTTATGCTCGCGAGGCTGGCGTGCGCCAGCTGGAGAAGCAGCTGGGCAAGATCGTGCGCAAGGCGGTGGTCAGGCTGCTCGAGGATCCCGAAGCCAAGGTGAAGGTCGGGCCCAGGGACCTCGAGGACTATCTGGGCATGCCGCCGTTCCGCAAGGAGCGGCGCCTGGAGGGCGTCGGCATCATCACCGGCCTAGCTTGGACCAGCATGGGCGGCGCCACCCTGCCGATCGAGGCGACACGCATCCATACCCTGAACCGCGGCTTCAAGCTGACCGGCAAGCTCGGCGAGGTGATGAAGGAATCGGCGGAAATCGCCTACAGCTACGTCAGCTCGCACCTCAAGCAGTACAAGGGCGACCCGACCTTCTTCGACCAGGCCTTCGTCCACCTCCACGTGCCGGAGGGCGCCACGCCCAAGGACGGCCCCAGCGCCGGCATCAGCATGGCCAGCGCCCTGCTGTCGCTGGCCCGCAACCAGGCACCGAAGAAGGATGTGGCGATGACCGGCGAACTGACTCTCACCGGTCAGGTGCTGGCCATCGGCGGGGTCCGCGAGAAGGTGATCGCCGCTCGCCGGCAGAAGATCTTCGAACTGGTCCTGCCGGAAGCCAACCGCGGCGATTTCGAGGAGCTGCCGGCCTACCTCAAGGAAGGCCTCAGCGTGCACTTCGCCAAGACCTTTTCCGACGTGGTCAAGATGCTGTTTCCCGACAAGCCCTGA
- a CDS encoding iron-containing alcohol dehydrogenase has protein sequence MSVQAILPRIMEIGAGASQKLPEVLFALGCRRPLLVTDRMMVQLGYAARLQATLAERDIACELFADTVPEPTAASIQAGVAKVREGDYDAIVALGGGSPIDSAKAIAILGRHGGQIRDYRFPCQVNEAGLPIVAIPTTAGTGSEVTRFTIITDEASDEKMLCAGIGFMPQAALIDYELTLSLPARTTADTGIDALTHAIEAYVSRRANSYSDSQALAAMRLIGPNLPRVYRDGSDRAAREAVMLGSTLAGVAFSNASVALVHGMSRPIGAFFHVPHGLSNAMLLPSVTAFSIPAAERRYAECARAIGVAAETDDDARANERLLAFLHELNAELKVPTLEQFGAERARFEQLLPTMAEQALASGSPGNNPRAPDCAQIVELYRGLWR, from the coding sequence GTGTCCGTGCAAGCCATACTGCCGCGCATCATGGAAATCGGCGCCGGCGCCAGCCAGAAGCTCCCCGAGGTGCTGTTCGCCCTCGGCTGCCGGCGGCCGCTGCTGGTCACAGACCGGATGATGGTTCAGCTCGGCTACGCCGCACGCCTCCAGGCGACTCTGGCCGAGCGCGACATTGCCTGCGAACTGTTCGCCGACACCGTCCCAGAACCCACCGCAGCCTCCATCCAGGCAGGCGTGGCCAAGGTGCGCGAGGGCGACTACGACGCCATCGTCGCCCTCGGCGGTGGCAGCCCGATCGACAGCGCCAAGGCCATCGCCATTCTCGGCCGGCATGGCGGACAGATCCGCGACTACCGTTTCCCCTGTCAGGTGAACGAGGCCGGCCTGCCGATTGTCGCTATCCCCACCACGGCCGGCACCGGCTCCGAGGTGACCCGCTTCACCATCATCACCGACGAGGCCAGCGATGAAAAAATGCTCTGTGCCGGAATCGGCTTCATGCCGCAGGCGGCGCTGATCGACTACGAGCTGACCCTCTCGCTGCCGGCGCGGACCACCGCCGACACGGGCATCGATGCGCTCACCCACGCCATCGAGGCCTATGTCAGCCGCCGGGCCAATTCCTACAGCGATAGTCAGGCGCTGGCGGCCATGCGCCTGATCGGTCCGAACCTGCCGCGCGTATACCGCGATGGCAGTGATCGGGCGGCACGCGAGGCGGTGATGCTCGGCTCGACCTTGGCCGGCGTGGCCTTCTCCAACGCCTCGGTGGCCTTGGTGCATGGCATGAGCCGGCCGATCGGCGCCTTCTTCCATGTGCCGCACGGGCTGTCCAACGCCATGCTGCTGCCCAGCGTCACCGCCTTCTCGATCCCGGCCGCCGAACGGCGCTATGCCGAGTGCGCACGCGCCATCGGCGTGGCCGCCGAGACGGATGACGACGCCCGGGCGAACGAGCGGCTGCTCGCCTTTCTCCATGAGTTGAATGCCGAACTCAAGGTGCCGACCTTGGAGCAGTTCGGCGCCGAGCGTGCGCGCTTCGAGCAACTGCTGCCGACCATGGCCGAGCAGGCGCTGGCCTCCGGCTCCCCCGGCAACAATCCGCGCGCGCCCGATTGCGCACAGATCGTCGAGCTGTACCGAGGCCTCTGGCGCTGA